The Rosa chinensis cultivar Old Blush chromosome 7, RchiOBHm-V2, whole genome shotgun sequence DNA segment TTGACAAGAACTTAATAAGTTTATTTTGTCACCTACGACGACAACACTTCCACAAAATACGAAAACGCACCCTATTTCATGAGAAAAAGAGTTACCATAGAACAAGTCCCAATCCCTGACAAGAAAAAACTGCAGCTTTTCATGTGATCTTACATTAACATGCAGTTGCAATGGTAGTTTTTTGACGACGTTATAATGACCAAATTTAGTATTCCACAATCCAcatcaataaaaataattacCGGAATTACAATATAAATAGAACACATGAATCGAATATGCAATTGGTCCGAGTATAGGTATCAACAACGTTTACACGGGTGATGGACAATTTttttgcctcattaaaaaaaaaataataaaaataaaaatctaactCAAGTTGACAAAATGTGTTGATTTAGAATCTCCTTCACCGAGGTGTAAAGTCATATTACAATTTATAATGTTTTAAATTCTCACCCCATGATCAATTGGTTTTGTATTGAATGTCTTAATTGTATACACATGTTgccgttcttttttttttaagattttaTTGAAACTTTTAACGGTTACAATCGTTGTTAGAATGACATCTCAAACAACTTTGAGAGCAGACACAAGCTACAAACTGCTTGAAGCTAGAGCTAATGTATACCACACTAAAAGATGTACACACCAATAGCATGTCCTATTACAGGAGAAGCTGAGCGTAACTCtaaaacaactatatagattTGAGCAGAAACCAAATAAACCTGTAAACATCTCCAAGAAGATAATTACCCATAAGTGTGAAATTATTATATCTTGAAAGTTGTGAATTAAACAACCATGGAGTgctttttgaaaaagaaaacaacagaCGGATCCATACCATGCTCATTCAACATAGCTTGAACTGCTCGCCTAAGTACGTAATTGTGGTACTCACATAACGTTGATACATAAACTCATAGAGTGTAGTATTCATCAATCCACCGAATAAACAAGCATCAAAACTACTATTCATCAGATGAAGTGCAGGGCAGAATCAAACCTATTGTAGAACCCGAATCTCAGGTCCAAATCTGAAAAGGACTTGGAACATCGATCAAGATCCAATCTTGATTCTACAGGTAAATAAGATCATATTTGAGACGACGAAAAACTCGAACCTAGGGTTTTTCCAGTGGCTGCGCTATAGTGTCGTCCTCCATCCATGGGTGACCCGCAGGAGATCTGCCCGTGGAGTTTTCTGGATCCCCTCTCTGATACTCGACACTCATCATCAACATCTACGCCAAAGGTTCAGAAGCCCAAGACTTTTGCCTCAATCCTTGCCGGAGTCGTAGAGCCTAATGTTTCACTTAGCCAATTGTCAGCGCCAACCATTCGAGGCGATACCGTGTATGTCAAGATCAATGAACAAATCTACTAAGAGCAGATTAAAGCATGTCGCACAAATCTCATCGGACGATTACTTCTCCTGAAAGGCACAACTCCAATGAAAACAGAGTCCCTTAAAGCGTCTTTGAACTCTTTATGGCAGCCGTTAGAGCCTTGGCGGCTTGTCCCTATAGGCAAGGGTTATTATGACCTCCATTTTGGTTCTGAAGCTGATATgcacaaggttttttttttgggggggggggggtggtgttGGTACTTGCACTCTTGAGTTAGGACTGTTTAGATTGTCGCAATGGCAATCAGACTTCAAACCCAAAGAAGTTCATCCTCAAACACATGCTCAATTATGGGTCTGAATTTCTGGCCTCAGTCAAGAGTAATGGCATCAGCAAAATATCATGGAAATCGCTAGCAGTGTTGGTACACCATTGCAGCTTGATGCGACAACTAAAGAGCAGAGATTTGGATATTATGCTCGAGTTCTAGTGGATGTTAACCTCCTAGGTGCACTTCCCACCTCGATCATGGTGGAAAGAGAGAATCTTTGCTTTCCAGTTGGGATTGAGTATGAGAATCTCCCACCTCAATGTACTCATTGCGGTCTTGTAGGGCATGAAATGAAGAATTGTAGACAACTGAAGTCCAAAGAGGTAAGGGCTAGGCAGACGAAGCTACACCAAGAATATAGAGTCAAAAATAAGTTGCAGGTTGACAATGATGGTGCTGCTGCTAACAAGGATCAGACTATCAATGATGTTGTCAGAGAGAGTGAACAGGGTGGAAGAGCCACCCATTGTGAGCAGGGTGGAAAAGTCACCTGTTTTGAATAGGGTGGAGGAGTCACCCATTATAGAGCAATTAGTgactgttaatgtttaaaggTCTAGCGGTAGCCGGACCTTAGTTAActctgatccggtgggcggatcgatacttgtgttagtattgtagttcccgttacctgtcaagtaaaatacaatgggcgtcagagggtgaccgcgctgggcggtcttcaactctccgatgcctaagttagtcaatgtatttatgttgacaaagtaacagtaggtaagtattgaatgcgtaattaatgaggagagaggagagaaccttttataggtgaggaagagactgatctcgtctttgttttcgatgtgggactgatatgcttcagttcccagtttcagaagcttctgatgccatcttggcgcggcgcgtggcggcgcgttggtggcgatctggaggtggtccgatgctgaggttgtagcccgtctggcggtgtgtctgtatgtcattcctttggttggaattagtacctttggcggtacaatgagcatggcccattatagctaattatgcttgcaaatgtacatgtatgtacagtgACCAGTGAAGCTATTAACCTGGACAAACAGGTTGTTCAGATTGATCAAAATGAAGCTACTAATATTGCCTCCCCAAGTATGCATAATGAGAGTTCTGGTATAAACAAAGGAATTGGGAATAAAGAAGTTGCAGAACAAGTTGGTCACTTAGTGACAGACGCCAATAATGACTTGAAATATGAGGGTCATGAGTCATGACTCCTTTGATAGTGGTTCTTATGTTCATAACTCTCCTTCTCGTACTTGGAGTGCCATTTTTGAGGAGGAGCATGATGGAATGGTAAAAACAGTAGAACCAGCTAGTGCTCCTCCTAGTTTTGGTCCACCTCCTGGGTTTGGCCGTTCAAATTCCCGTGCCGCTTTGGAATTGGATGTTGTTACGAGGTTTGTAAATGGAGAAGATATTGATGGGTTTATTCCAGTACTTACAAAATCCCAGCAGaagttggaaaagaaaagaggaaagaagATTACCAATACTCCAACTGTACGCATCAACCCATCTAGGGATCGCAATAAACCAAAGCGATTCCAATTAAGGTACTCTATTGGAACATTAGAGGTATTGGTAACACGGATTCTCAATCCAAGTTATCAGCTATTTGTTGTCAGCATCGTCCAGACTTGGTTTGCATCTCTGAGCCGATGGTTCCTTTTGACTCTGTGCCAACCTCTTTTTGGGCTTGACTAAATCTTCAACTACTTTCTTTGAACAATAGAGGTGATCTCCTTCCTAATATTTGGCTTCTTGTTTCTTTAAGTTTTTGCGATATCTCCTATGTTTCTATTTCAGATCAACAAATTAATGTTCAGTTTACAGTAGAGGGGTCTCTCACTCAGGTTACATTTGTCTATGCTGCGACCACAATTGCCAAGCGTAGGACGCTGTGGTGCGAATTGTTATCTCTCCGACAGAGTACCACTGTCCCTTGGATGGTCATTAGAGATTTCAATGCAGACTTAGGGGCCCATGAAGCTATGGGAGGGGGCATCCCAAATTGTTCTTCTTGTGAGGACTTTCGGAGTACCACTACTCTTTGCAACTTTACACACTTGGATACTTTTGGGGCTTTCTATACATGGTCTAAAAGGCGGGGTCAACATCATTTGGAGCGACGACTTGTTCTttatgtgatgaccggtggtTTGTTGCTTGGCCATTGTCTAGCTGCTTGGCTTTTCCACATGTAGTCTCTGATCACAACAGCCTTCTTTTCTCAGCAAG contains these protein-coding regions:
- the LOC112177474 gene encoding uncharacterized protein LOC112177474, which translates into the protein MEIASSVGTPLQLDATTKEQRFGYYARVLVDVNLLGALPTSIMVERENLCFPVGIEYENLPPQCTHCGLVGHEMKNCRQLKSKEVRARQTKLHQEYRVKNKLQVDNDGAAANKDQTINDVVRESEQGGRATHCEQGGKVTCFE